The following proteins are co-located in the Desulfobacterales bacterium genome:
- a CDS encoding molybdopterin-dependent oxidoreductase — translation MESRTVYRVCPLCEAGCGLEITLSAEGIEKIRGSKHHPLSQGYCCPKGRALKDLHNDPDRLRHPVIKENGTFRKGTWEEALDLVDSKLSKIWSAHGNNAVALYLGNPNTHTMAGGLFIRPLIKSLKTQNIYTASTVDQMPKMAACGFLYGHPARIPVPDIDHTDLFVVFGANPMVSNGSLMTAPDMPGRIKALQRRGGRMIVIDPVKTRTARAADQHLFIRPGTDVFLLGAIVNQLFVDELAAPGSLAGFVDDTALLKAAVSPFTPEVVAPVCGISPEMIQGLAKAIGTADRCAVYGRMGTSTVAYGAAASWLIEVINILTGNLDRRGGTGFPRPAHVPDGSFPKKDFTIGRFRSRVSKAPEIMGELPVSVMAEEIETPGDGRIRALITVAGNPVLGIPESERLDKALSSLDFMVSVDYYINETTRQADVILPPASILCHGHYDFFFHGLSVRNFACYSPPVFEKNPDEKEKWEILAHLALMAAGEGSQKAPAALAEKMAADLAQRVVTAMGGEEKSGVSADMLTGMLGGGSGPERILDFLLRTGPYGDAFGMNPEGLNFEKLKNSVHGIDLGPLASWLDKAIVNPDGKIHLFPEVFQKELAALAEAIPVGGKGDDRLLLVGRRHLRTNNSWMHNISILVKNNPCTLYIHPADAASLGIQDGAVVRISSEAGTIEAPAEMTESIMPGVVSLPHGWGHDMKGVKMHVAQANPGVNTNRITPAVFDKISGTAVLNGIPVTVSPAQT, via the coding sequence ATGGAAAGCCGTACCGTCTATCGGGTGTGTCCGCTGTGCGAGGCAGGCTGCGGACTTGAGATAACCCTCTCAGCAGAAGGCATAGAAAAGATTCGCGGCAGCAAACATCATCCCTTAAGCCAGGGCTACTGCTGCCCCAAGGGGCGGGCGCTGAAAGATCTGCACAACGACCCGGATCGGCTGAGGCATCCCGTAATCAAGGAAAACGGTACGTTCCGCAAAGGCACCTGGGAAGAGGCCCTCGATCTGGTGGATTCCAAATTGTCCAAAATTTGGTCGGCACACGGCAATAATGCTGTGGCGCTTTATTTGGGAAACCCCAATACCCACACCATGGCCGGCGGCCTGTTTATCCGGCCGCTCATTAAAAGTCTTAAAACCCAGAATATATATACCGCCAGCACAGTGGATCAGATGCCCAAGATGGCGGCCTGCGGTTTTCTTTACGGCCATCCCGCGCGGATTCCGGTTCCGGATATCGATCATACGGATCTTTTTGTGGTTTTCGGGGCAAACCCGATGGTGTCAAACGGCAGCCTCATGACCGCCCCGGATATGCCGGGCCGGATCAAGGCCCTGCAGCGCCGGGGCGGCCGAATGATCGTCATCGACCCGGTTAAAACCCGTACCGCACGGGCGGCGGATCAGCATCTGTTTATCCGGCCCGGAACCGATGTATTTCTGCTGGGGGCCATCGTCAATCAGCTGTTTGTTGACGAACTTGCGGCCCCTGGCAGTTTAGCGGGTTTTGTTGATGATACCGCTTTATTAAAAGCGGCGGTATCCCCGTTCACGCCGGAAGTCGTCGCCCCGGTCTGCGGTATATCCCCTGAAATGATCCAAGGTTTGGCAAAAGCAATCGGCACAGCCGACAGATGCGCTGTCTACGGCAGAATGGGGACCAGCACGGTGGCCTATGGCGCCGCGGCATCCTGGTTGATTGAGGTGATCAATATCCTGACCGGCAATCTCGACCGCCGGGGCGGCACCGGATTTCCACGGCCCGCCCATGTGCCGGATGGGAGTTTTCCAAAGAAAGATTTCACCATCGGCCGCTTTCGCTCAAGGGTTTCAAAAGCCCCTGAAATCATGGGCGAACTGCCCGTTTCGGTGATGGCCGAAGAAATCGAAACCCCGGGGGATGGCCGCATTCGGGCGTTAATTACCGTTGCGGGGAATCCGGTGCTGGGGATTCCGGAAAGCGAGCGGCTGGATAAGGCCCTTTCAAGCCTTGATTTCATGGTTTCCGTTGATTACTATATTAATGAAACCACGCGACAGGCGGATGTCATCCTGCCGCCGGCCTCCATCCTCTGCCACGGACATTACGACTTTTTCTTCCATGGCTTATCCGTCAGGAATTTTGCCTGCTATTCACCGCCGGTTTTTGAAAAGAACCCGGATGAAAAGGAAAAATGGGAAATCCTGGCCCACCTCGCCCTGATGGCGGCAGGCGAGGGCAGCCAAAAGGCGCCGGCGGCGCTTGCGGAAAAAATGGCGGCGGATTTGGCCCAGCGGGTGGTGACGGCCATGGGCGGCGAAGAAAAGTCGGGCGTTTCTGCGGATATGCTGACGGGTATGCTAGGCGGCGGCAGCGGGCCGGAGCGGATACTGGATTTTTTGCTGCGGACCGGCCCCTATGGGGATGCCTTCGGCATGAACCCGGAGGGGCTTAATTTTGAAAAGCTGAAAAACAGCGTGCACGGCATTGATCTGGGCCCGCTTGCATCCTGGCTGGATAAGGCAATCGTCAACCCGGACGGAAAAATCCATCTTTTTCCCGAGGTGTTTCAAAAGGAATTGGCCGCATTGGCCGAAGCAATACCCGTCGGCGGTAAGGGCGATGACCGGCTGTTGCTTGTCGGCCGCCGGCACCTGCGAACCAATAATTCATGGATGCACAACATTTCCATCCTGGTGAAAAACAATCCCTGCACCCTTTATATCCATCCGGCGGATGCGGCTTCTTTGGGAATTCAAGACGGTGCCGTCGTTCGCATATCGTCTGAGGCCGGCACCATCGAGGCACCGGCTGAGATGACGGAATCCATTATGCCCGGCGTGGTGAGTCTGCCGCACGGCTGGGGCCATGACATGAAAGGGGTAAAGATGCACGTGGCCCAGGCAAACCCGGGGGTTAATACCAACCGTATCACGCCGGCGGTGTTTGACAAGATCTCCGGTACGGCGGTGCTAAACGGTATTCCGGTAACCGTGTCCCCTGCTCAAACTTAA
- a CDS encoding alpha/beta fold hydrolase, translating to MNFKRLTFTNRFDQKLSARLDLPVDGRPLAYAIFAHCFTCTKNLKAVGNISRALNRAGIAVMRFDFTGLGESEGDFADTNFTTNVSDLVDAADFLAAEYQAPEILIGHSLGGAAVLQAAARMESAKAVAIIGAPANADHVLNHMADAYDTIKARGEAEVRLAGRPFKIKKQFIDDLESHKMADVIARLKRALMILHSPIDQTVGIENAAAIFKAAKHPKSFISLDQSDHLLSRSADSEYAGTIIAAWARKYITALTGDKVRTAGADNQVIARTGPSGYMTDIAAGEHSLTADEPVAAGGTNLGPTPYDFLLAGLGACTSITLRMYADRKQWPLEGIEVALRHQKIHADTCRECETKSGYLDEIKREIKLEGPLDGEQRKRLLQIADRCPVHRTLHSEIRIDTDLTV from the coding sequence ATGAATTTTAAAAGACTTACATTCACCAATCGCTTTGACCAAAAACTTTCAGCCCGGCTTGATCTGCCGGTTGATGGCAGGCCTTTGGCTTATGCGATTTTTGCCCATTGTTTTACGTGTACAAAAAATTTAAAGGCTGTGGGCAATATCAGCCGGGCCTTAAACCGCGCGGGTATTGCCGTGATGCGATTTGATTTCACCGGTCTGGGGGAAAGCGAAGGCGATTTTGCAGACACCAACTTCACCACCAATGTGAGCGACCTTGTTGATGCCGCCGATTTTCTGGCAGCCGAGTACCAGGCGCCCGAAATCCTGATCGGCCACTCCCTGGGCGGGGCCGCCGTTCTTCAGGCCGCCGCCCGCATGGAATCCGCCAAAGCCGTGGCAATTATCGGCGCGCCGGCAAACGCTGACCATGTATTAAATCATATGGCCGATGCCTATGATACCATTAAAGCCCGCGGGGAAGCCGAAGTCCGGCTGGCCGGCCGGCCGTTTAAAATCAAAAAACAGTTTATCGATGATCTTGAATCCCATAAAATGGCGGATGTCATCGCCAGGCTAAAACGGGCGCTCATGATCCTCCACTCGCCGATTGATCAAACCGTGGGGATCGAAAATGCGGCAGCAATCTTTAAGGCGGCCAAACATCCCAAAAGCTTTATCTCCCTGGATCAGTCCGACCATCTTTTGAGTCGTTCCGCGGATTCAGAATATGCCGGCACCATCATCGCGGCCTGGGCCCGCAAATATATCACAGCCCTCACCGGCGACAAGGTTCGAACAGCCGGTGCGGACAATCAGGTCATTGCCCGCACCGGCCCGTCCGGCTACATGACCGATATCGCGGCCGGCGAGCACAGCCTGACCGCGGATGAACCGGTGGCCGCCGGCGGCACCAACCTGGGCCCCACGCCCTATGATTTTCTTCTGGCAGGCCTTGGCGCCTGCACGTCCATTACCCTTCGAATGTATGCGGACCGGAAACAATGGCCTCTGGAAGGCATTGAAGTAGCCCTTCGCCATCAAAAAATACACGCGGATACCTGCCGGGAATGTGAGACAAAGTCCGGTTATCTGGATGAGATAAAACGCGAAATTAAGCTCGAAGGTCCGCTGGATGGCGAACAGCGAAAGCGGCTGCTCCAGATTGCGGACCGCTGTCCGGTACACCGGACCCTGCACAGCGAAATCCGGATTGATACGGATCTGACTGTCTGA
- a CDS encoding aldehyde ferredoxin oxidoreductase family protein: MKGYFGKFLKVDLTSGKIEDLPVNRADRAAYIGGAALGAKFVYEYTKPGMSPLSPENPIIFATGPFTGSNVPMVSRSVVCGISPGTGLWGEASTGGKFPQRLKGTGYDGILISGKAENPVYINVTEDGAQIRDASHLWGRGDIYETQAAIQAETGERTSIACIGRAGESLINYANIMNDEGRAAGRCGMGALMGSKNLKALCVSGRKKANLANPQRLKGHISEARDCIRNHANTHAYKMYGTNLYMDLGIRLGDVPTKYYTKSIFPAQQLNGPAFRNRYRMGNYACAGCPIGCGRIIKDFSDDIKTVDGPEYETVAAFGPLCLNDDMDAVVRANHLCNRHGIDTISAGTSIAFAMHLYEKGVLSPESAGMEIPWGDGDVLLKLLQMIIDQEGIGRILSMGVKQMAEALGADPEEAAHVKGLEIPMHDPRAYQGAALCYAVGPRGACHLKGSFYSLDVPGNEIGLDLGITFTDKNDPAQKGAFSAKILHFCEMYNNLTLCQFSPIPASMIAQLLSDITGTEFSAMDLLVLGERSLNLKRAINNRFGVTRADDRVPAIAGKALSEGATAGIEPDMDLMLKDFYRVSNWDWDTGKPARQKLVELGLTGAAKDLWE; encoded by the coding sequence ATGAAAGGCTATTTCGGTAAATTTCTCAAAGTGGATCTGACAAGCGGAAAGATTGAAGATCTCCCGGTGAATCGGGCGGACCGGGCCGCCTATATCGGCGGGGCCGCCCTGGGGGCGAAATTTGTCTACGAGTATACAAAGCCGGGCATGTCCCCGCTTTCCCCGGAGAACCCGATCATATTTGCCACCGGCCCGTTTACCGGCTCTAACGTCCCCATGGTCAGCCGTTCAGTGGTCTGCGGTATCTCGCCGGGCACCGGTTTATGGGGGGAGGCCTCCACCGGCGGCAAGTTTCCGCAGCGGCTTAAGGGCACCGGCTACGACGGCATCCTGATCAGTGGAAAAGCGGAAAATCCGGTCTATATAAACGTGACAGAAGACGGCGCCCAAATCCGGGATGCCAGCCATCTCTGGGGCCGGGGTGACATTTATGAGACCCAGGCGGCCATTCAGGCGGAAACCGGAGAACGCACCTCAATCGCCTGTATCGGCAGGGCCGGAGAGTCGCTGATCAATTATGCCAATATTATGAACGACGAGGGGCGCGCCGCCGGCCGCTGCGGCATGGGGGCCCTGATGGGGTCCAAAAATCTGAAAGCCCTGTGCGTCTCCGGCCGTAAAAAAGCCAACCTGGCCAATCCGCAGCGGTTGAAAGGCCATATCAGTGAAGCCCGGGATTGTATCAGAAATCACGCCAATACCCATGCCTACAAGATGTACGGGACCAACCTGTACATGGATCTGGGCATTCGCTTAGGGGATGTGCCGACCAAGTACTACACCAAAAGTATTTTCCCGGCACAGCAACTAAACGGCCCCGCTTTCCGGAATAGATACCGGATGGGCAATTATGCCTGCGCCGGATGCCCCATCGGGTGCGGCCGGATCATCAAGGATTTCAGCGATGATATCAAAACCGTGGACGGACCGGAATATGAAACCGTTGCCGCATTCGGGCCGCTATGCTTAAATGATGATATGGATGCCGTGGTACGGGCCAACCACCTGTGCAACCGGCACGGCATTGACACCATTTCCGCAGGCACCAGTATTGCCTTTGCCATGCATCTGTATGAAAAGGGCGTGCTGAGCCCCGAATCCGCAGGCATGGAAATTCCATGGGGCGATGGTGACGTGCTCTTAAAGCTGCTTCAAATGATCATCGACCAGGAGGGCATCGGCCGGATTCTGTCAATGGGGGTTAAGCAAATGGCCGAGGCGCTGGGGGCAGATCCGGAGGAGGCCGCCCATGTCAAAGGCCTTGAGATTCCCATGCACGATCCCCGGGCCTATCAGGGCGCGGCGCTTTGTTATGCGGTGGGGCCGCGCGGGGCCTGCCATTTGAAAGGAAGCTTTTACAGCCTTGATGTGCCGGGCAATGAGATCGGTCTGGATTTGGGCATTACTTTTACGGACAAAAACGATCCCGCCCAGAAGGGGGCGTTTTCGGCCAAGATCCTTCATTTCTGTGAGATGTATAACAATCTGACGCTGTGCCAGTTCTCGCCCATACCCGCATCCATGATAGCGCAGCTGCTCTCCGATATTACCGGCACTGAATTTTCGGCCATGGATCTTTTGGTTCTGGGGGAGCGCTCCTTAAACCTCAAGCGGGCGATCAATAACCGGTTTGGGGTCACCCGGGCAGATGACCGGGTGCCGGCAATTGCCGGAAAAGCCCTGTCCGAGGGGGCCACCGCCGGCATTGAGCCGGATATGGATCTGATGCTCAAGGATTTCTACAGGGTCAGCAACTGGGACTGGGATACCGGGAAACCCGCCAGGCAAAAGCTTGTTGAGCTTGGATTGACCGGGGCCGCCAAAGACCTTTGGGAGTAA
- a CDS encoding iron-containing alcohol dehydrogenase codes for MTYWTHEYLLRTWGGPMIQAEFLRDLSKPFFVPRTFSGFNLFLEVPQLLPDAVDLVARESKTKKAFIVTDDYAVRFAPKIQSPYEKRHGFRFAVWDKAKPDAPIDTVVDCAEKLREFGPDLIFALGGGSAMDTAKAAWLLYEHPDVNFETLSPLVPLNLRNKARMVAIPTTSGTGSEVSGISVISYPDGVKLPMGGALPEFVPDFALLDPTLTAGMPTELTAGTGGDALAHAVDGFMAPKSDELNQAIALKAIEMIFEWLPRAYEDGDDMMARMKMQQAAMMAGIPLANGGSGISHALGHTIGGLFHIHHGMMVLLFLAYELQIYSKTTDRYLKLCDMLGVRDRESDANSLAALLEKLRELMKTVNLPVSLEDAGVSKADLDKNMDYILAQTPTDPAFYFGWFDLTREQLHDVFINAHTGSLLDMDSAIWR; via the coding sequence ATGACCTACTGGACCCATGAATATCTGCTGCGGACCTGGGGCGGTCCCATGATTCAGGCGGAGTTTTTAAGGGATCTGTCCAAGCCCTTTTTTGTTCCCCGGACATTTTCCGGCTTTAATCTATTTCTTGAGGTTCCCCAGCTTTTGCCGGATGCGGTTGATCTGGTGGCGCGGGAGAGCAAGACAAAAAAGGCGTTTATTGTCACAGATGACTATGCCGTGCGCTTTGCCCCCAAAATTCAGAGCCCTTATGAAAAACGGCACGGGTTTCGTTTTGCCGTGTGGGATAAGGCCAAGCCGGACGCTCCCATTGATACGGTGGTGGACTGTGCAGAGAAACTCCGGGAATTCGGGCCGGATCTGATATTTGCCCTGGGCGGCGGCTCGGCTATGGATACGGCCAAGGCGGCGTGGCTGCTCTATGAGCATCCGGATGTAAACTTTGAAACGCTAAGCCCCCTGGTGCCGCTGAATCTGCGCAACAAGGCCAGGATGGTGGCGATTCCAACCACCAGCGGCACCGGCTCAGAAGTTTCCGGCATTTCGGTGATATCCTATCCGGACGGGGTAAAACTGCCCATGGGCGGGGCGCTGCCGGAGTTCGTTCCGGATTTCGCCCTGCTTGATCCCACGCTCACGGCGGGCATGCCCACCGAATTGACTGCCGGTACAGGCGGCGATGCCTTAGCCCACGCCGTGGACGGGTTTATGGCCCCGAAATCCGATGAGCTGAATCAGGCCATTGCCCTTAAAGCGATTGAAATGATTTTTGAGTGGCTGCCCAGGGCTTATGAGGACGGGGATGATATGATGGCCCGGATGAAAATGCAGCAGGCGGCCATGATGGCGGGTATTCCCCTGGCAAATGGGGGGTCCGGCATCTCCCATGCCCTGGGCCATACCATCGGCGGCCTGTTCCACATCCACCACGGCATGATGGTTCTTTTGTTTCTTGCCTATGAGCTTCAGATCTACTCAAAAACCACGGACCGGTATTTAAAGCTCTGCGATATGCTGGGGGTAAGGGACCGGGAATCGGATGCGAACAGTCTGGCCGCCCTGCTGGAAAAACTCCGGGAGCTCATGAAAACCGTCAACCTGCCGGTATCCCTTGAAGATGCGGGTGTATCAAAAGCGGATCTGGACAAAAACATGGACTATATCCTGGCGCAGACGCCGACAGATCCGGCGTTTTATTTCGGCTGGTTTGATTTGACCCGGGAGCAGCTTCATGATGTGTTTATCAATGCCCATACCGGCAGCCTGCTGGATATGGATTCCGCCATCTGGAGGTAA
- a CDS encoding HD domain-containing protein gives MEPIKSPFPITTLDGRVLFSAGEFISRERIEALIAGSPPFSSKAWPILDYGSIKQDLLFFISSPPYNLIFEGSESVTELLEIMKNITLAEPVLEMLDYFEANDFFTYRHMLMVFALTVIIARDLVPDYRFKVSESAYGPTHDFGKICVPLEILRKKDPLTRHELKYLRHHALAGYVLLSYYLKDPDSIAARVARDHHERGNASGYPRAVSLDDRIVEIVAVCDIYDALISRRPYRSVSFDNRTALEMLTEKAEKGEIDLNVVKALIARNRRLKPDPGHTVVSTEKRGKPPQANCYGIIAEDN, from the coding sequence ATGGAGCCAATCAAATCGCCTTTTCCGATAACCACGCTGGATGGCCGCGTGCTTTTTTCCGCCGGCGAATTCATCAGCCGGGAGCGCATTGAGGCATTAATTGCTGGCAGCCCGCCCTTTTCGTCCAAAGCATGGCCCATTCTGGATTACGGCTCAATTAAACAGGATCTCCTGTTTTTTATCAGCAGTCCGCCGTATAACTTGATATTTGAGGGCTCAGAGAGCGTAACCGAACTCCTGGAGATCATGAAAAATATCACGCTGGCGGAGCCGGTGCTCGAGATGCTCGATTATTTTGAGGCCAATGATTTTTTTACCTATCGGCACATGCTGATGGTATTTGCCCTGACCGTTATCATTGCCCGCGACCTGGTGCCTGACTATCGATTCAAGGTGTCTGAATCCGCTTACGGGCCGACCCACGATTTCGGCAAAATCTGTGTGCCGCTTGAGATCCTCCGGAAGAAAGACCCCCTCACCCGGCATGAGCTCAAGTACCTTCGGCATCATGCACTGGCGGGCTATGTACTGCTCAGTTATTATTTGAAAGATCCGGACAGCATCGCCGCCCGGGTGGCTCGGGATCATCATGAAAGGGGCAATGCTTCCGGCTATCCCCGGGCTGTTTCATTGGACGATAGAATCGTTGAGATCGTGGCAGTCTGCGACATCTATGATGCGCTGATTTCCAGGCGTCCGTACCGGTCGGTATCCTTTGACAACCGGACGGCTCTGGAAATGCTGACGGAAAAGGCCGAAAAAGGGGAAATCGACCTGAATGTGGTCAAAGCCCTGATTGCCCGCAATCGGCGCTTGAAGCCGGACCCCGGCCATACGGTGGTCTCCACGGAAAAGCGCGGCAAGCCGCCCCAGGCCAACTGCTACGGCATCATTGCGGAGGATAACTGA